A region of the Arachis hypogaea cultivar Tifrunner chromosome 15, arahy.Tifrunner.gnm2.J5K5, whole genome shotgun sequence genome:
GTAAAAAGGGAACAAATGATGTAAGAAATATAAGTGGCACAAAATGTattaaaaatagagagagaatGGAGAGATATATAGTACACGGTTGTGATGCTAATCATCTGATGCTTCGTTGCTTGCTACATCTACATGTGCACTTTTGATTCAGAGATCTTCAACAATTTGGTCAAACTCAAATTTTAGAGATCGAGAACGAGTATTCTGCAAGCAAGAAGTGATCAATTATTTGAGAGGCGATTAGAAAAAACACAAATTGAGCAGTGATAAAGAAAGGAACAAAGGAACTGAAATGAATTGATTTACCGCAAAATGCATGTCTCTGTTCCCATGCCATCATCACCACAGCTTGACTCCAATCCTTCAATTACAAGAacccccacagattgaaggactGGCAACTTCAAATTGGGGCTGCATGAAATCGTTAATTCCAAAACAAGTGGGAGCATCTTAACTCCTTCGATGTCTTTTAtagtttttttctatattttttttgttaatttgaaaataatagttgatttggcaaaaatttagtggttataaatttattatattgtttataacgataatatataataaatatagggatatgaatttaatgtattttttagtttcttttgtatattttttttatttgaaaataatagttgatttgacaaaaatttagtggttgattctaaaattttaccAAATGAGTAATGTTATTGACATGGTATTAGTAGAAAGAGCAAGATGTCTTAAAAATAATATGGGTAAACTTATTCATCTActcttatatattaaaaatagatagaTAGTTAACCTTTTAGTTTATGCTATtctaagtttttaattatatttataaaattattattaaaaaattttgatttgattaaaataattgatttattatagttgaataattatttttataaagtttatagcttaaaaattttacataagactaaatataatatatttgataaaacttttataatattttagaatatttgatTTACTTGAATATATACttttgaagcattgaagtatttgttaGCATTCACTTATTTTGAAATTGTGAAATATGTacttatgatttaaaaagatttttgataaaaatttattatctgatttaatttgattagatacCTTGTATATTTGAAAGAttaaatatttattgtatttaaaattatatgttttgaattgatttGGGAGGTTCGGATTAAAAAATCGTAGTTAACGACGGTTaagacgttaacttagatgcaacTGACTCAAACTTCAGCTAGCAGGGATGTTGCTAACCTAACGTATAGGCCACACATTAAATCTGTTATTTCGTTAGGACACACAAGAAGAAAAGGTTACCCATAGAAGTGGAGCCATCCAAGTGTAgacttttaatttgatttctgtatgagaacttttttatttatataatttattattttaactaaaattatCTTATAATAATGTTTACGTGGTCTTATGTGAATTATAGATATACTGTCTAGTCATTGAATTACAAAACTcatttcgtttttctaaaaatatttctcCGAAATCAATATTTGATTATGTGAAcctttctattcaagagtaatgatCTACAATGAGTATCTATTCTTTGTTGAGTTATTAGACGTCATCTGCTCTATATGTCACGGGCAGAATtcatctatatttatttattttatttttatttgataaaaatatataattattctttCTAGAACCGTAAATTTAGCAAAAATATTTGTTATCttcttatttattttgtattcgaATCTGTCAAGCTTGTTAGGAGACTATTTCTTTGAGCGTCAGTGATGGCTCATTTTGGCCTATGACATTTGGCCTCGAAACTTTAAAGCTTGAGCAGTGTATTGAGCACTGAAAACCAAAACAATCAGATATGTATAATTTATGTAAAACCAAAATTGCAATGATGCAGCATTGACTGAAAACAAGGGTTTAAGAGAAAGAATGCAAACAATGTTTCTAAGGACCAAGAAAAGTGACAATGCTTTGTGATTGTTATGTGCCTAAATATTGTTGCAAGTACATAACATTTCATGCCATACATCTATCATCCACTTCATCTACAAGTTATCATAAACAAAATCTGTATAGTAACACATCCGATCACTAAATTAACCCAGTATTTATACTAAACATTGCGTACAACATCTTCTCAACTCTCTCGCATCTGAGGTAGTTGAATATTTATGATAGTTACATTACAATGTTGCCAAAATGTGTTTCTAAGCTGCAGAAATTGCAAATTCTAAAGCTAGAATATTGTCGCTATCTTACTTGTCTGCCCAAACACTTGGCAAAGATGAAAGATCTCAGACATCTCATAATTGAAGGATGTTGGTCATTAGTATCAATGCCTCCGAAAATGGGGGAGTTGAAACATCTAAAAACACTGAATATTTTTATTGTGGATTCAAAAGCCAATCATGGCTTAGCTGTGCATTTGTTTTCAATCAGCAACCCCAATTATATCTATTACCAGCCTCTGCACAATCTTCTATTCCCgcaaaataaaactaaagatCTAAATTTTCACACCAATAtatttcaagctattgttcactATTTGAGATTGAAAGCAGCAACATTAGCACAATCTTGGGGTTTCTCTGGGCTTCTTTATGTAAGTATTCATTTTTTCTTTGGTATATTCTTCACATTACTTTGCTCAAATATTGTCTCTCTTCCATTTTTAGTCATGGCAAAATATTCTTTGCTATCATAAGGCTTGTGTTTCCATTCTTTTCTATGATCAGGCAAAATTGAACTTCAAAGTTGTTCATAAAAACTTCCAATCTTTTGATGGAAGGGGGACTATATTCTATTCCATCAATTTTCtcaaaaattcaattcaatttcatcTCTTCAAAGTTTCCAAACACACACACTATGagttttctcaaaaaaaaaaaaaaaacacacacacacacacacaaatttTGTTGATGAAATCATTAAAATACAAAAACTttacttttttctatttcttgtttttgttttacTCCTTTAAGAAGAGAAATATAACTCGTTCCTCACATTGCATTGCGTGCCCTCTTAGAAGCCATGcacaaaaatcttttttcaagtaATGCTGCAAGTTTAAACATTCCTCTTAAGTACATTCTCGCTTCTTTACTGTTAGATAAGACAATGTATGAGACCATTTTTAAAGTAGGTTGCATAGGAGATAAGAGTCTTCTCCCAACAACCCAAATTTAAGGACATGTGTGTACCATATATTTGTCTAAAAAAGTACAAACCTAATACTATTATAATATCCTTTTGGTGATTTATTGAAACAATGAAAACTCATTGGCTGGTTGTTTGAAAAGTAAGCTTGGAATCGGAAAATATTGAAATTAGTGTCCTAGGCTCCTAGATTCTGCAAAGTATTCACATGTTTGCAAGGGAGTAGTTCCAAGAACTCTGATTAAAAAACTGAGTAATTTAGTCTCTAACTAGTACTTGATTAATTGAGTAATATCAAAGTTGCATATTGGAAGTAGTGTCCTAGCTGGCTTGCAcgttttcaaaagttcaaaactagAAAGAATTAGAAAAATGCTACAACTGAGTTTCATATTCTAGCATACAACAACACACCTGCAATCAAATCATACCAAACTAGTATCTAAACTTTGATTTGTACTCTGCAAATGGCAACCGATGCTTTGCTTGGAATTCTCATTGGAAACTTGAACACTTTTGTCAACAACGAGATAGCAGCACTTTCGGGTGTTGACTCACAGATCCAAGAGCTGTCTGATAATCTTGAGGCAATCCGTGCATTGTTCCAAGATGCTGCAGAGGAGCAATTTACAAGCCATGCCATGAAGGACTGGCTGAAGAAGCTTTCCGATGCTGCGCATGTGTTGGAAGATATCTTAGAAGATTGTTCAATGGAATCCAACCGTCTTCAAAGTGAAGGGTGGTTAGCCCGCTTCCATCCCAAGACTATTTTGTTTCGTCATGCTATCAGCAAGAGGATGGAAGACATGGTCAAGAGGTTCCAGAGCATTGATGATGAGAGGAGAAGGTATCAGCTGCCTCTGGCTTTCAGAAAGAGGCAACAAGAAGATGATGATCCGCGACAAACTAGTTCTGCCATCACTGATCAGCACCAGATGTATGgaagagatgaagaaaaagaCAAGATTGTAGAGTTTCTCACAAAGCACGCCAGTAGCATTGATCGCCTCTCTGTGTATCCTGTTGTTGGTATGGGAGGTCTTGGCAAAACAACACTTGCTCGATGGTGTTAGAATATTTGTTAGAATATTATAATTAGAGTAACAAATCACAGGACATCAGAGACAATCAAGgaaaatcaattatatttatttagaataCTTTCTATATTTAGTTTCCTAAAATTCTATATTAAGAGAGTGATTGTAaacaaaaatatacaagaaaataaattgaaaaccTTTTCTTGCTTCCCTCTCTGTTACCTTTTCTTGTGTCTAACCTTTCCTAACCCTCGATACCATCTcaagatggtatcagagcctggtTCCGATCCAGGGACCTGTGGGTTATGGGCCCACCACGCTTCCGCTAAACAAAGAAGACAAAAGCCACCTCCATTGTACTCATTGCGGCATGAAGAAACACACCAAGGAGACTTGCTTCAAAATTGTGGGTTATCCCGAATGGTGAGAAGATCCCAAACCAAAAAATCGCAAGGCCGCCACCATAGTGGGCACTCCACAGACCGCCAGCAGCAATGGTGATGACGCAGCAAGAGAGGAAGAAACAAAATCAGCAGTTGTTCATGGAAAAGCTGCAGCCGCTCATGGAGGTAACAGAAGAGAAGAGGCGGCGCATAAGGGAGAAGGAAATGGAAGTTCAGAAGAGAATGGGAACCCTAATGGGTCTCCTAAGCAAAATGGCCCACTAAAATGGGAAGCCCAAATTCCTTCTCCCTATGACCCAGCCGAAAgcccaaaatcttttaaaatatccCAATCAGAAAAATATACCAGCCCAGAAAAATCTGATCAGTGGATTTTTGATTGTGGGGCCACTGACACCATAACTCATGATCCTCATGATTTTAATAGCCTCTCTACACCTGTTAAAACCCATATTGAAACGGCCAGTGGAGAATTAATTGCGGTTCAAGGAGAAGGCTCCAttgtcttttcaaaaaaattaaaattaaaaaattgtctCTATGTCCCTGCACTGTCATCAAAGTTACTTTCTGTAAGTCACGTTACAAAGGAACTAAATTGTGTGGTTCTCATGTTCTCTACTTTTTGCCTTTTACAGGACATTCTTACGAAGGAGATCATTGGGCGTGGTACTGAACGTGGAGGTCTTTATTACGTTAATGAGGTTGTTCACAAGGGACATGCCATGCTTGCTCAAGGAACAGTTACGAGGCAACTCTGGTTATGGCACAGACGCTTGGGACATCCTTCCTTTGGGTACCTTAAGATTTTATTCCCTAGTTTATTTACTGGTAACACTGAGCCCATCAAATGTGAAACTTGCATTCAGGCAAAGAATCATAGAGTTACTTTTTTCCCTAGCAACACTAGAGTCAATTCTGTTTTTTCATTAGTGCACTCTGATGTGTGGGGTCCAGCTCCTAATTCTCATAATAATCAATTTCAGtattttgtgttatttgtggATGATTTTTCTCGCATGACGTGGGTATATTTTCTAAAACACAAATCTGAAGTACCCGACAAATTCTATGCATTCTATCAAATGATTCTCACTcagtttgataaaaaaattcaagtaCTTAGATCAGATAATGGTGGTGAATTTGTGAACAAATCGATGCAAGAGTTTTTTAGAGAAAAAGGGTTAATTCATCAAACTTCCTGTCCAAACACACCCCAACAGAATGGTGTGGCAGAACGAAAAAATCGTAAATTACTGGAGATGACTCGGGCCATGATTTTTGATGCAAAGGTTCCGACACGTTTGTGGCCTGAAGCTGTTGCTACCTCAGCCTATCTTCTGAACAGGTTACCCTCTCAGACCCTCAACCACAAAACACCCCTACAGATCCTAGCTACTCAATCTGACATCCCTCCTGTCCAGATGTTACCACCACGAGTTTTTGGGTGCTCTGTGTTCGTCCATATACCCAGAGCTAACCGAACTAAATTTGACCCATGTGCCGAGAAATGTGTCTTTGTTGGGTATGCTACGCATCAAAAGGGGTATCGATGTTATAACCCAATCACTCATCGTGTACATGTAACTATGGATTGTGATTTTTTGGAATCAGAATATTTTTTCAGCAGCCAACTTGCTGTTCAGGGGGAGAAAACTAGTAGTGAACCACCAAGTTGGTTGGTTAATCTGAGTTGCCAAGAAACTGTTCCAAAAGAGCAAGTAGATGGAGCCAACGAGCATGCCTCTATTAACGAAGAAGAGACCAACACCACCAATGAGCATCCTTCTGAGAATGTCCAACAAGAGGTAAGTGACCTTCACTTTGCTGAGTCTTCTCCTGTTATGAATGAAGTCACTAACAATGACAGGTTAGAATCAGAACCAGAACCTTTCACACTTCCGCCGCGAAGAAACAGAAGGGTACCACCTGTCCGATATTCTCCAGAACATGTTCCTCGAAATTTAAAGTATCCTATAAAGACAACCAGAGAAGGAGTGGTAGACATTGCAAGAGCTTTCCTTACCTCCCTTCTAGCTGAAGACATTCCCAGAACAATTCAGGAAGCCAATAAGAAGGGTGAATGGCGAAAAGCTATGAAAACAGAGATGGAGGCTCTTGTAAAAAATGGAACTTGGGAGAGATGCATCTTACCAGCAGGGAAGAAACCAGTCGGGTGTCGATGGGTCTTCACCATTAAACACAAAGCAGATGGCACCATTGAGCGATATAAGGCAAGGTTGGTGGCAAAAGGCTATACACAGACATATGGCATTGACTACTCAGAAACTTTCTCACCAGTTGCAAAGATTGACACCATCAGAGTACTATTTTCAATAGCAGCAAATGAAAACTGGCCACTCCATCAGTTTGATGTCAAAAATGCCTTTTTACATGGGGATCTGAAAGAAGAAGTATGCATGGAAGCTCCTCCAGGGTTCTCTGAAGATTTCCAAAGAAATGAAGTTTGCAGATTGAAGAAAGCACTTTATGGGCTTAAGCAGTCTCCACGTGCTTGGTTCGGAAGGTTTACCGTGGCCATGAAAAGGTATGGGTACAAACAAAGCAACTCTGACCATACTTTATTCTTGAAAAGAAAAGGAGATATGATCACGTGCCTAATaatatatgtggatgacatgatCATAACCGGAAGTGATTTGAAAGAAATCGCAAAACTGAGGAATAACTTGTTCAGAGAATTTGAGATGAAGGATTAAGGAGGACTAAAGTACTTCTTGGGAATAGAGGTTCTTCGCTCCAACAAAGGGATCTTTATTTCTCAGAGAAAGTACATCATGGATTTACTTGCAGAAACAGGGATGGTCGATTGTAAGCCAGCAGATACTCCTATGCAAGTTAACCACGGTTTAAAGTTTGAGGAAGGGGCTAATCTAGCAGATAAAGAGAGGTACCAACGGTTAGTTGGGAAATTGATTTATCTGTCACACACTCGACCAGACATAGCATATGCAGTGGGGGTGATAAGTCAGTTTATGCACCAACCTCAAGAGGATCATATGGATGCTGCCATGAGAATTGTTCGGTACTTGAAGGGGACACCAGGAAATGGGATCATGTTCCAAAAGAATGGGCACTTAAACATTGAGGCTTACactgatgctgattgggctggtaaTCCAAATGACAGGAGATCTACATCGGGCTATTTTTCTCTTGTGGGAGGTAACCTGGTGACATGGAGGAGTAAGAAGCAGAAAGTAGTTGCTCTTTCCAGTGCTGAAGCTGAATTTCGGGGAATTGCCAAAGGTATAACTGAAGTTTTATGGATCAAAAAACTGATGACTGAGATTGGTTTTCCACCACAActaccaagtcaattaaagtgtGATAATAAGGCAGCAATCAGTATCTCAGAGAATCCTGTGCAACATGACAGAACTAAGCACGTTGAAGTTGATAGACACTTCATTAAGGAGAAGATTGAGGATGGCAGTGTTGAGCTTCCGTTTGTAAGGTCAGAAGACCAGTTGGCAGACATCCTCACCAAAGCCGTTGCAGGCAGAGCATTTACCCGTGTCCTTAACAAGCTAAGCATTGGTGATCCCACTGCTCACCTTGAGGGGGAGTGTTAGAATATTTGTTAGAATATTATAATTAGAGTAACAAATCACAGGACATCAGAGACAATCAAGgaaaatcaattatatttatttagaataCTTTCTATATTTAGTTTCCTAAAATTCTATATTAAGAGAGTGATTGTAaacaaaaatatacaagaaaataaattgaaaaccTTTTCTTGCTTCCCTCTCTGTTACCTTTTCTTGTGTCTAACCTTTCCTAACCCTCGATACCATCTCAAGAGATGGGTCTTCAATGACGAGAGGGTGATCCAGCATTTTGATTTGAGAATTTGGGTTTGTGTTTCACAAACTTCAATATGATGAGAATTCTACAGTCCATTGTAGAATCCTCCACCGGAGTGAACCCAAACCTCTCCACTTTAGAAGCAATGCAAAACAAAGTTCAACAAGTGTTGCTGGACAAACGGTGTTTGCTTGTTCTAGATGATGTGTGGGACAATATCAAATGGGAGGACTTGAAGTCTGTGCTGAATTCTAGAGGTAGTGAAACCAAAGGTGTTTCAATTTTGGTCACAACACGTGATCAGATTGTTGCATCTGCCATGGAAACATGCCCTACTCATCACTTACAGCCATTACCTAAGGATGAGAATTGGTCATTGTTCACACACTATGCATTTGGTCCAAACAAGGAGCAGCCTGCAAAGCTGGTGGAGATTGGCAAGGAAATCGTCAGAAGATGTGTGGGTAATCCCCTTGCATCCAAAGTTGTTGGAAGCCTTTTGCGTaataaaaaagaggaaaaagaatgCCTCAATGTGTTGGAAAGTAAGTTTTGGGACATTGATGGTGTCATGGGTGCTTTGAGACTAAGTTATTTTCATTTGAAGCCATCATCACGGCAATGCTTTTGTTTTTGTGCTCTCTATCCTGAAGATTTTCGAATCTCAAAGGAACAGCTAATTCATCTTTGGATGGCCAATGGACTTATTAAATCCAAAGGACATTTGGAGGTTGAAGATGTTGGTAACCAGCAATGGGAGGAGCTGCTCCAAAGATCATTTTTTCAAGAAGTATCGATTGACAAGTATGGAAACACCACCTTCAAGATCCATGACTTATTCCTTGATCTTGCCCACTCCATAGTGGGAGAAGAGTATAAAGCTTATGATGAGTCTGCAAGCTTGACCAATTTGTCAAGAAGGGTCCACCATGTAAGTTACTCTGGCTTGCCTGAGTTAAATCAGAATACCTTGAAGAATATTGAGTCCTTGAGGACTTTTATTGATCTTGATCCAGCAATTAGCAATACCCTCTTCGGATATCCAGCATTGGTTTTGTGTAAAGTGCAGTTATGTAATTCTCTCCGAGCATTGCGTACAAGATCTTCTCAACTCTCAGCACTGAAAAGTTTAACACATTTGAGGTACATGAATATTTACAATAGTTACATTACAAAGTTGCCAAAATGTGTTTCTAGGATGCAGAAATTGCAAATTCTAAAGCTAGAACAATGCTATTATCTTACTTGTCTGTCCAAACACATATTGAAGCTGAAGGATCTCAGGCATCTCTTAATTGAAGGATGTCGGTCATTAGTAGAAATGCCTCCAAAAATGAGGGAGTTGAAACAACTGAAAACACTGAATATTTTTATTGTGGATTCAAAAGCCAAACATGACTTAGCAGAGTTACATGATTTACAGCTTGGTGGAAGACTACACATTAAAGGTCTCAAGAATGTCCAAAGCGAACATGATGCTAGAGAGGCTAATTTGATGAGTAAGAAGGAGCTGAgttatttatatttgtcttggaatTC
Encoded here:
- the LOC112746948 gene encoding disease resistance protein RGA2-like codes for the protein MRILQSIVESSTGVNPNLSTLEAMQNKVQQVLLDKRCLLVLDDVWDNIKWEDLKSVLNSRGSETKGVSILVTTRDQIVASAMETCPTHHLQPLPKDENWSLFTHYAFGPNKEQPAKLVEIGKEIVRRCVGNPLASKVVGSLLRNKKEEKECLNVLESKFWDIDGVMGALRLSYFHLKPSSRQCFCFCALYPEDFRISKEQLIHLWMANGLIKSKGHLEVEDVGNQQWEELLQRSFFQEVSIDKYGNTTFKIHDLFLDLAHSIVGEEYKAYDESASLTNLSRRVHHVSYSGLPELNQNTLKNIESLRTFIDLDPAISNTLFGYPALVLCKVQLCNSLRALRTRSSQLSALKSLTHLRYMNIYNSYITKLPKCVSRMQKLQILKLEQCYYLTCLSKHILKLKDLRHLLIEGCRSLVEMPPKMRELKQLKTLNIFIVDSKAKHDLAELHDLQLGGRLHIKGLKNVQSEHDAREANLMSKKELSYLYLSWNSDSNSNSLCISSERVLEALEPPPNLKNFGINGYRGSQFPGWVRNTGIFSSLVNVILFDCNNCEQIPPLGKLPHLESLYVSGMKDVKYIDEDSYDGVEEKVAFKSLKELTLIELPKLERIVRDEGL